A window of Novosphingobium terrae contains these coding sequences:
- a CDS encoding adenosine deaminase, producing the protein MTDTPLSALIAALPKAELHLHIEGSLEPELMFELAQRNHVAIPYASVEEVRAAYSFTRLQDFLDIYYAGADVLRTARDFHDLAAAYFARAAADNIRHAEIFFDPQTHTDRGIPFDVVMEGLTSAMDEAHGRYGITSGLILCFLRHLSEEAALETLARAEPWIDRLLGVGLDSSEVGHPPAKFIRVFERAGKLGLKRVAHAGEEGPPAYVHEALDLLKVDRLDHGNRAMEDPALVSRLADEGMALTVCPLSNLKLCVVDDMAKHPIPAMLDAGLTATINSDDPAYFGGYINQNFYALDAAGVLTREALIQLVRNSFKGAFLSDAEKTKHLENIDTVIRDARFQAY; encoded by the coding sequence ATGACCGATACGCCCCTCTCCGCCCTGATCGCCGCCCTCCCCAAGGCCGAGCTACATCTGCATATCGAGGGCTCGCTGGAGCCTGAACTGATGTTCGAACTGGCCCAGCGCAACCATGTCGCCATCCCCTATGCCAGCGTGGAGGAGGTGCGCGCCGCCTATTCCTTCACCCGCCTGCAGGACTTTCTCGACATCTATTACGCCGGGGCCGACGTGCTGCGCACCGCGCGCGATTTCCACGATCTGGCCGCCGCCTATTTCGCCCGCGCTGCTGCCGACAACATCCGCCACGCCGAAATCTTCTTCGACCCCCAGACCCACACCGACCGGGGCATCCCCTTCGATGTGGTGATGGAAGGCCTGACCTCGGCCATGGATGAGGCGCATGGCCGCTACGGCATCACCTCCGGCCTGATCCTGTGCTTCCTGCGCCATCTGAGCGAAGAGGCCGCGCTGGAAACCCTCGCCCGTGCCGAGCCATGGATCGACCGCCTGCTGGGCGTTGGCCTCGATTCCTCCGAAGTGGGCCACCCGCCCGCCAAATTCATCCGCGTTTTCGAGCGCGCCGGGAAGCTGGGCCTGAAACGCGTCGCCCATGCCGGGGAGGAAGGCCCGCCCGCCTATGTCCACGAAGCGCTGGACCTGCTGAAGGTGGACCGGCTGGACCATGGCAACCGCGCCATGGAAGATCCCGCTCTGGTCAGCCGTCTGGCTGATGAGGGCATGGCGCTGACGGTGTGCCCGCTCTCCAACCTCAAGCTTTGCGTGGTGGATGACATGGCGAAGCACCCCATCCCCGCTATGCTGGACGCCGGGCTGACCGCCACCATCAATTCCGACGATCCGGCCTATTTCGGCGGGTATATCAACCAGAACTTTTACGCTCTGGATGCAGCGGGCGTTTTGACCCGCGAAGCCTTGATACAACTGGTTCGCAACTCTTTCAAAGGAGCGTTCCTGAGTGACGCCGAGAAGACGAAGCATCTGGAAAACATAGATACTGTTATTCGGGATGCACGCTTCCAAGCCTATTGA
- the guaD gene encoding guanine deaminase — translation MKGFRAELLSLPHDPRVAGAQALRHEADGLLVVENGIVIARGDYATLAPRFPGLEIEDHRTRLLVPGFIDTHIHYPQTERIAAHGLQLLDWLDQHIFPAERAFADPAHARDVSAFFLDELLRHGTTSALVFATVHEASVDALFAAAVERNMRIASGKVLMDLGPEGLRDTPETARAESEALIARWHCKDRLTYAVTPRFALTSSDAQLAVAGDLLKAHPEALLHTHISENRDEIAAVLGHFPQASDYLDVYDRFGLVGARSIFAHGIHLSDRECCRLHESGAGVALCPTSNLFLGSGLFDLAKLDAHDVKLGLGTDVGAGTSLSMLATMGEAYKVCQLQGNPLDPFRALYLATQGGANMLGMGTQVGALMEGQEADFLLLDHAATPLAARRCAGLPLAERLFAMQILGDDRFIARTYIAGQLAHDRDAVKA, via the coding sequence TTGAAGGGTTTCCGGGCTGAACTTCTCAGCCTGCCGCATGATCCGCGTGTGGCAGGTGCTCAGGCGCTACGCCACGAGGCGGATGGCCTGCTGGTGGTGGAGAACGGCATCGTCATCGCGCGCGGCGATTACGCCACGCTGGCCCCCCGCTTCCCCGGTCTGGAGATTGAAGACCATCGCACCCGGCTGCTGGTCCCCGGCTTCATCGACACCCATATCCATTACCCCCAGACCGAACGCATCGCCGCCCACGGCCTGCAACTGCTCGACTGGCTGGACCAGCATATCTTCCCCGCCGAGCGCGCCTTTGCCGATCCGGCCCATGCCCGCGATGTATCCGCCTTCTTCCTCGACGAATTGCTGCGCCATGGCACGACCAGCGCGCTGGTCTTCGCCACGGTGCATGAAGCTTCGGTCGACGCGCTGTTCGCGGCGGCGGTGGAGCGCAACATGCGCATCGCTTCAGGCAAGGTGCTGATGGATCTGGGGCCGGAAGGCCTGCGCGATACCCCCGAAACCGCCCGCGCCGAAAGCGAGGCCCTGATCGCCCGCTGGCATTGTAAAGACCGCCTGACCTATGCGGTAACGCCGCGCTTCGCCCTCACCTCCTCAGATGCACAACTGGCGGTGGCGGGCGATTTGCTCAAAGCCCATCCCGAAGCCCTGCTCCATACCCATATCTCCGAAAACCGCGACGAGATCGCCGCTGTGCTGGGCCATTTCCCTCAGGCCAGCGACTATCTCGATGTCTATGATCGCTTCGGGCTGGTGGGCGCGCGGTCCATCTTTGCCCATGGTATCCATCTGTCGGATCGTGAATGCTGCCGGTTGCATGAAAGCGGCGCGGGGGTGGCGCTATGCCCCACGTCCAACCTGTTCCTCGGTTCCGGCCTGTTCGATCTGGCCAAGTTGGACGCACATGACGTGAAGCTGGGCCTTGGCACCGATGTGGGCGCAGGCACCAGCCTGTCGATGCTGGCCACCATGGGCGAGGCCTATAAGGTCTGCCAGCTGCAGGGCAATCCGCTCGACCCGTTTCGCGCGCTCTATCTGGCCACGCAAGGCGGCGCCAACATGCTGGGCATGGGCACGCAAGTGGGCGCTCTGATGGAAGGACAGGAGGCCGATTTCCTGCTGCTCGATCACGCCGCCACCCCGCTGGCCGCCCGCCGCTGCGCGGGGCTGCCTCTGGCCGAGCGTCTGTTTGCCATGCAAATTCTGGGGGATGACCGTTTTATCGCGCGCACCTATATTGCAGGCCAACTCGCCCATGACCGTGATGCCGTGAAAGCCTGA
- the uraH gene encoding hydroxyisourate hydrolase, producing MSSLSTHVLDTVSGRPAPGIRVVLTQGDAVLAEGITDADGRFRTFPVLSAGAYVLTFHVGDYFRAQGTPLADPPFLDVVPIHFGAGQEGHYHVPLLVSPFAFSTYRGS from the coding sequence ATGAGCAGCCTGTCCACCCATGTCCTCGATACCGTCAGCGGCCGCCCCGCCCCCGGCATCCGCGTGGTGCTGACACAAGGCGATGCCGTGCTGGCCGAGGGCATCACCGATGCCGATGGACGCTTTCGCACCTTCCCGGTGCTGTCAGCGGGCGCCTATGTGCTGACCTTCCATGTGGGTGATTATTTCCGCGCCCAAGGCACACCGCTGGCCGATCCGCCTTTCCTCGATGTGGTGCCGATCCATTTCGGTGCGGGTCAGGAGGGCCATTACCATGTGCCGTTGCTGGTCTCGCCCTTTGCCTTCTCGACCTATCGCGGCAGTTGA